One genomic segment of Candidatus Zixiibacteriota bacterium includes these proteins:
- the fusA gene encoding elongation factor G: MANGFDIKRIRNIGIAAHIDAGKTTTTERILYYTGKTHRMGEVHDGAATMDWMEQEKERGITITSAATTCDWRDHVINIIDTPGHVDFTVEVERSLRVLDGMVALFCSVGGVEPQSETVWRQADRYHVPRIAFVNKMDRVGADFLGAVEMMRERLGANAIPIQLPAGEGELFTGIIDLIRMTFRVYHDETSGATFDDVPVPKALIAKAREHREHMLEAVSDYDDHLLDKFVHEQPIAPEEIIQALRQATIDTKVMPVLCGAAFKNKGVQRLLDAIIDFLPSPADLPPVKGFDPEDGKVLHRRASPTDPFSALAFKIMTDAYVGRLTYFRVYSGKVAVGQSVLNIAKGKRERVGRLMEMHANKREEIQEAAAGQIVAAVGLKETSTGHTLSDPKHPIQLELMVFPEPVISVAIEPKSKADQDRLTGALSKLAEEDPTFRIHVDEETAQTIISGMGELHLEVLTDRMRREFGVSANVGRPQVAYKETITTSSNVDTRFVRQTGGHGQYAHVVMRIEPSGAGKGLIFENAIVGGNIPREYIPAVEKGVKDGMAKGVLSGYPMVDIKAVLLDGSYHEVDSSEMAFRIVGSMALQEGVRKANPVLLEPQMNVEVVLPEEYLGDVIGDLSSRRAKIHGIGIRGGAKLVSATAPLTEMFGYATRLRSLSQGRAAYTMEFAHYEPLPEKLAEAIGSGGAGGRR, from the coding sequence GTGGCCAACGGTTTTGACATCAAGAGGATCCGCAATATCGGGATCGCCGCCCACATCGACGCGGGCAAGACGACGACCACCGAGCGCATTCTCTATTACACGGGGAAGACGCACCGGATGGGCGAGGTCCATGACGGCGCCGCGACGATGGACTGGATGGAGCAGGAGAAGGAGCGTGGCATCACGATTACCTCCGCCGCCACGACCTGCGACTGGCGCGACCACGTCATCAATATCATCGACACGCCGGGTCACGTCGACTTCACCGTGGAAGTCGAGCGCTCGCTGCGCGTGCTGGATGGTATGGTGGCGCTATTCTGTTCCGTCGGGGGTGTCGAACCGCAGTCCGAGACCGTCTGGCGTCAAGCGGACCGTTATCATGTCCCCCGCATCGCCTTCGTGAACAAGATGGACCGCGTTGGCGCCGACTTTCTCGGCGCGGTGGAGATGATGCGGGAGCGGCTGGGGGCCAATGCGATCCCAATCCAACTCCCAGCGGGTGAAGGTGAGTTGTTCACCGGAATCATCGATCTGATCCGGATGACATTCCGTGTCTACCATGACGAGACCAGTGGGGCGACGTTCGATGATGTCCCCGTCCCGAAGGCGTTGATCGCCAAGGCACGGGAGCATCGCGAGCACATGCTGGAGGCGGTGTCGGACTACGACGATCACCTCTTGGACAAGTTTGTTCATGAGCAGCCGATCGCTCCCGAGGAGATTATTCAGGCTCTGCGCCAGGCGACCATCGACACCAAGGTGATGCCGGTCCTCTGCGGCGCCGCGTTCAAGAACAAAGGTGTCCAAAGACTCTTGGATGCCATCATCGATTTTCTCCCCTCGCCGGCGGACCTGCCCCCGGTGAAAGGGTTCGATCCCGAGGATGGTAAGGTCCTCCATCGCCGTGCGTCCCCCACGGATCCGTTCTCGGCGCTCGCATTCAAGATCATGACCGACGCCTACGTCGGACGGCTCACCTACTTCCGCGTCTACTCCGGCAAGGTGGCGGTCGGTCAGAGTGTGCTCAACATCGCCAAGGGCAAGCGGGAGCGGGTCGGTCGGCTGATGGAGATGCACGCCAACAAGCGCGAAGAGATTCAAGAAGCCGCTGCGGGACAGATCGTTGCGGCTGTCGGATTGAAAGAGACATCGACGGGCCATACGTTGTCCGATCCAAAGCACCCCATCCAATTGGAGCTGATGGTCTTCCCCGAGCCGGTGATTTCGGTGGCGATTGAGCCGAAATCGAAGGCCGATCAAGACCGGCTCACCGGCGCCCTCTCCAAGCTGGCTGAGGAGGATCCGACCTTCCGCATTCATGTCGATGAGGAGACGGCGCAGACAATCATCTCTGGGATGGGGGAACTGCACCTGGAAGTCCTGACTGACCGCATGCGGCGGGAGTTCGGGGTCTCTGCCAATGTCGGTCGGCCGCAGGTCGCTTACAAAGAGACGATCACGACGTCCAGCAACGTCGATACGCGGTTCGTGCGCCAGACCGGCGGGCACGGGCAGTATGCCCATGTCGTCATGCGGATCGAGCCCTCGGGAGCCGGGAAAGGACTCATCTTCGAAAATGCGATCGTCGGCGGCAACATCCCGCGCGAGTACATTCCGGCGGTCGAAAAGGGGGTCAAGGATGGCATGGCCAAGGGCGTCTTGTCGGGGTATCCCATGGTCGACATCAAGGCGGTGCTCCTCGACGGGTCATACCACGAGGTCGACTCCTCGGAGATGGCCTTCCGGATCGTCGGGTCGATGGCACTACAAGAGGGGGTCCGCAAGGCCAATCCGGTACTGCTGGAGCCGCAGATGAACGTCGAAGTCGTACTGCCGGAGGAGTACTTGGGGGACGTGATCGGCGATCTGAGCTCACGGCGGGCCAAGATCCATGGGATTGGCATCCGTGGGGGGGCGAAGCTGGTGAGCGCGACGGCTCCGCTGACCGAGATGTTCGGCTATGCCACGCGCCTGCGGTCTCTTTCGCAGGGCCGGGCCGCCTACACCATGGAATTCGCGCACTATGAGCCGTTGCCGGAGAAACTGGCGGAGGCCATCGGGAGCGGGGGTGCCGGGGGACGCCGCTGA
- the rpsJ gene encoding 30S ribosomal protein S10, which yields MEIGQKIRIRLKAYDHWALDKSTQEIARTAMRTGARIVGPIPLPTKRTIYTVLRSPHVDKKSREQFETRIHKRLIDILDSSPQTVDALMKLDLPAGVDVEIKV from the coding sequence TTGGAGATTGGTCAGAAAATCCGCATCCGCCTGAAGGCGTACGATCACTGGGCGCTGGACAAGTCGACGCAGGAGATTGCGCGCACGGCGATGCGCACTGGTGCCCGGATCGTGGGACCGATCCCCCTGCCGACCAAGCGCACCATTTACACCGTGCTGCGGTCACCCCATGTCGACAAGAAGTCGCGGGAACAATTCGAGACCCGGATCCACAAGCGGCTGATCGATATTCTGGATTCGAGTCCGCAGACGGTCGATGCCCTGATGAAGCTGGATTTGCCCGCGGGCGTCGACGTGGAGATCAAGGTTTGA
- the rplC gene encoding 50S ribosomal protein L3, protein MRQVLGVKRGMTRLFLENGDAVGVTVIEAGPCPVVQVKTQVKDGYDALQVGMGSVRKSRVSKPMLGHLKSVDPPRWLREIRLSAPAQQAVGDLVRVDQFKAGERVDIIGTSKGLGFQGAVRRHKFAGGPKTHGQSDRWRAPGSVGASSYPSRTFRGQRMAGRMGNVRVTVSNLVVAATRPEENLILVRGAVPGKRNALVIVREAKKRK, encoded by the coding sequence ATGCGTCAAGTACTGGGAGTCAAGCGCGGCATGACCCGCCTGTTTTTGGAGAACGGTGACGCTGTCGGCGTCACGGTCATCGAGGCGGGGCCGTGCCCGGTTGTTCAAGTCAAGACCCAGGTCAAGGACGGATACGACGCGTTGCAGGTCGGGATGGGTTCGGTGCGCAAGTCGCGCGTCTCCAAGCCGATGCTGGGCCATCTGAAATCGGTGGATCCGCCCCGATGGCTGCGCGAAATCCGTCTGTCGGCCCCGGCCCAGCAGGCGGTGGGTGACTTGGTTCGGGTCGACCAGTTCAAGGCCGGTGAGCGTGTCGACATCATCGGCACATCGAAAGGGTTGGGTTTCCAGGGGGCGGTGCGGCGCCACAAGTTCGCGGGCGGACCCAAGACGCACGGGCAATCGGATCGCTGGCGCGCTCCGGGCTCGGTCGGCGCCAGTTCCTATCCCTCCCGGACCTTCCGCGGTCAGCGGATGGCCGGGCGGATGGGGAATGTCCGGGTCACGGTCTCCAACCTCGTCGTGGCCGCCACCCGTCCCGAAGAGAATTTGATCCTGGTGCGCGGCGCGGTGCCGGGTAAGCGCAATGCGCTGGTGATCGTGCGCGAGGCCAAGAAGCGAAAGTAG
- the rplD gene encoding 50S ribosomal protein L4: MEITVPQYDAQGALAGSVSLPDALFGQAPHAGAMHAYVKRYLTNQRQGTAKTKQRHEVSGGGIKPWRQKGTGRARSGSNTSPVWVGGGRVFGPRVRHHHEEIPRKVRKLALVSALSLKAQGGAVRVWARQEMEQPKTKAVATTLSKMGVSGRKTLFLDQGLLPNLDKSCRNIDGLVRVRADLANAYEIMRAQELVISPEALARMREVWVS, encoded by the coding sequence ATGGAGATTACGGTTCCCCAGTATGACGCGCAGGGCGCGCTGGCCGGTTCGGTGAGTCTGCCGGATGCGCTGTTCGGTCAAGCGCCGCATGCCGGGGCGATGCACGCCTATGTGAAACGGTACCTGACCAACCAACGGCAGGGGACGGCCAAGACCAAGCAGCGGCATGAGGTCTCCGGCGGCGGCATCAAGCCGTGGCGTCAGAAGGGGACCGGGCGCGCCCGCTCCGGATCCAACACCTCACCGGTCTGGGTCGGCGGCGGCCGCGTGTTCGGACCGCGCGTTCGTCACCATCACGAGGAAATCCCTCGCAAGGTTCGCAAGCTGGCGTTGGTCTCCGCACTGTCCCTCAAGGCCCAGGGGGGCGCAGTTCGTGTCTGGGCGCGCCAGGAGATGGAGCAACCCAAGACCAAAGCCGTGGCCACGACACTCAGCAAGATGGGTGTCTCGGGACGGAAGACGCTGTTCCTCGATCAGGGGCTGCTTCCCAATCTGGACAAGTCGTGCCGCAACATCGATGGTCTGGTGCGGGTGCGGGCGGATCTGGCCAATGCCTATGAGATCATGCGGGCGCAGGAGCTGGTGATTTCGCCCGAGGCCCTGGCGCGCATGCGGGAGGTGTGGGTGTCATGA
- the rplW gene encoding 50S ribosomal protein L23 — protein MRYDPRRIIRRALTTEKSVILREGRHCFAFEVDPDANKLEIGQAVEDLFKVKVVDVRTINVRGKLKRLGRFAGRRPARKKAYVTIHSEGHIELFEKT, from the coding sequence ATGAGGTACGATCCACGCCGCATCATCCGCCGGGCGCTGACGACCGAGAAGAGCGTCATCCTGCGTGAAGGGCGCCATTGCTTCGCTTTCGAGGTCGATCCCGATGCCAACAAGCTGGAGATCGGCCAGGCGGTCGAGGACCTGTTCAAAGTGAAAGTCGTCGACGTGCGCACCATCAATGTCCGGGGCAAGCTGAAACGTCTCGGGCGGTTTGCGGGTCGTCGTCCGGCGCGCAAGAAGGCGTACGTCACGATTCATTCCGAGGGGCACATCGAGCTGTTTGAGAAGACTTGA
- the rplB gene encoding 50S ribosomal protein L2 — protein MGIKSYKPTSAGIRHRTVPTFEEITKDRPEKSLIVALRKSGGRNNKGRVTAFCRGGGHKRFYRLIDFRRDKRNIPAKVTAIEYDPNRSARIALLNYADGEKRYILAPDGLAVGETLMAGDGVEVKVGNAMPLSVIPLGLSVHNVEMREGKGGQMARAAGAQVILAAKESGMAHLKLPSGEVRLVRERCYATIGQVGNLDHENLSLGKAGASRWRGRRPSVRGVAMNPVDHPMGGGEGRSSGGRHPCSPWGKKSKGLKTRKKKNLSNKYIVKRRGKA, from the coding sequence ATGGGCATCAAATCGTACAAGCCGACCTCGGCGGGGATTCGTCACCGGACGGTGCCGACCTTTGAGGAGATCACCAAAGATCGGCCGGAGAAGTCCCTGATCGTCGCGTTGCGGAAGTCGGGCGGCCGGAACAACAAGGGACGCGTGACGGCGTTCTGCCGCGGCGGCGGGCACAAGCGGTTCTATCGTCTGATCGACTTCCGGCGCGACAAGCGGAACATCCCGGCCAAGGTCACGGCCATCGAATATGATCCCAACCGCTCCGCGCGCATTGCGCTGTTGAACTATGCCGACGGGGAGAAGCGTTACATCCTGGCTCCGGACGGTCTGGCGGTCGGCGAAACGCTGATGGCGGGAGACGGCGTTGAGGTGAAGGTCGGCAATGCGATGCCGTTGTCGGTGATCCCTCTGGGTCTGTCGGTGCACAACGTCGAGATGCGCGAGGGCAAGGGGGGTCAGATGGCCCGCGCCGCCGGCGCGCAGGTGATCCTCGCCGCCAAAGAGAGTGGCATGGCGCACCTCAAGCTCCCCTCCGGCGAAGTTCGCCTGGTCCGTGAGCGGTGCTATGCCACGATCGGACAAGTCGGAAACCTCGACCATGAGAACCTGAGTTTGGGAAAGGCGGGTGCCAGTCGCTGGCGCGGACGTCGGCCCAGTGTGCGCGGCGTGGCGATGAACCCGGTCGATCATCCGATGGGCGGCGGCGAAGGACGTTCCTCCGGTGGCCGTCATCCCTGCTCCCCATGGGGGAAGAAGTCCAAAGGGTTGAAAACGCGAAAGAAGAAGAACCTGTCGAACAAGTACATCGTCAAGCGTCGCGGCAAGGCGTAG
- the rpsS gene encoding 30S ribosomal protein S19, which produces MARSLKKGPFVEESVLRVVKRLNEDGEKRVIKTWARRSTIPPEFVGHTIAIHNGNKFIPVYVTENMVGHKLGEFAPTRTFRGHGEKKTEKTTGPIHRK; this is translated from the coding sequence GTGGCGCGATCGTTGAAAAAGGGACCGTTTGTTGAGGAGAGCGTCCTCAGGGTCGTCAAGCGTCTCAATGAAGACGGGGAGAAGCGCGTCATCAAGACCTGGGCGCGGCGCTCGACCATCCCCCCGGAGTTCGTCGGGCACACGATCGCGATCCACAACGGGAACAAGTTCATCCCGGTCTATGTGACGGAGAACATGGTGGGTCACAAGCTCGGTGAGTTTGCGCCGACCCGCACATTCCGCGGTCATGGTGAGAAGAAGACGGAGAAGACAACGGGCCCGATCCACCGAAAGTAG
- the rplV gene encoding 50S ribosomal protein L22 produces MAQSRFCRGSARKMRQVAALVRGLSVDRATAMLKLMPKQAAVPLAKVIASARANAQAVEGTAHHKAGDFVVTDVRVDGGPLARRFRAVGMGRAYRIRKRFCHVRVEVSDEVSGHKPAAVVKAKAEAASAKDGRGGARKSAEKS; encoded by the coding sequence ATGGCCCAGTCACGGTTTTGTCGCGGTTCGGCGCGGAAGATGCGTCAGGTCGCGGCGTTGGTGCGCGGTCTGTCGGTCGACCGGGCGACGGCGATGCTGAAGCTGATGCCGAAGCAGGCGGCGGTGCCGCTGGCGAAAGTGATCGCCTCGGCCCGTGCCAATGCGCAGGCCGTGGAGGGTACAGCCCATCACAAGGCCGGGGATTTCGTGGTGACCGATGTCCGCGTCGACGGTGGTCCGCTGGCGCGGCGATTCCGAGCCGTCGGCATGGGCCGGGCCTATCGCATACGCAAACGGTTCTGCCACGTCCGGGTCGAGGTGTCGGATGAGGTGTCGGGGCACAAGCCCGCCGCCGTGGTGAAGGCGAAGGCAGAGGCAGCGTCGGCGAAGGATGGCAGGGGCGGCGCCAGGAAGAGCGCCGAAAAGTCATGA
- the rpsC gene encoding 30S ribosomal protein S3 translates to MGQKTNPVGFRVGVIRGWSSRWFAQRNFADLLIEDLTIKKYISRRLENAGIARIEIVRAPKRITVDIHTSRPGIVIGRKGAEVDKLREELQLLTKKEITLNIIEVKRPELRAQLVAESIARQLEGRISFRRAMKKALAASMKMGALGMRVQCGGRLGGAEIARSEKYMEGRVPLHTLRADIDFARATANTTFGTIGVKVWLFKGEVLGPADRTEREEEPPAFGRERDRKGARTRKPGARSRRKRPEERDSEVMEGSDTSAGA, encoded by the coding sequence TTGGGACAGAAGACGAACCCCGTAGGTTTTCGTGTCGGCGTGATTCGCGGCTGGTCGTCGCGGTGGTTTGCGCAGCGCAATTTCGCAGATCTCCTGATCGAGGACCTGACGATCAAGAAGTACATCAGTCGCCGCCTGGAGAACGCGGGGATCGCGCGCATTGAGATCGTGCGCGCGCCCAAGCGCATCACGGTCGACATCCACACGTCCCGCCCGGGGATCGTCATCGGCCGCAAGGGCGCCGAAGTGGACAAGCTGCGTGAGGAGCTGCAACTGTTGACCAAGAAAGAGATCACGCTCAACATCATCGAGGTCAAGCGTCCCGAGTTGCGCGCCCAACTGGTGGCGGAGTCGATCGCGCGGCAACTGGAGGGGCGCATCTCCTTCCGTCGGGCGATGAAGAAGGCCCTGGCCGCCAGCATGAAGATGGGCGCGCTCGGCATGCGCGTTCAGTGCGGCGGTCGATTGGGCGGCGCCGAGATCGCGCGTTCGGAGAAATACATGGAAGGCCGGGTGCCGTTGCACACGCTGCGTGCCGACATCGATTTTGCGCGGGCGACGGCGAACACGACCTTCGGCACGATCGGCGTGAAGGTGTGGCTGTTTAAGGGTGAGGTCCTCGGCCCGGCCGATCGGACGGAGCGGGAAGAGGAGCCACCGGCCTTTGGGCGTGAGCGGGACCGCAAGGGTGCGCGGACCAGAAAACCGGGGGCGCGTTCGCGCCGTAAGCGTCCTGAAGAACGCGACAGCGAAGTGATGGAGGGGTCCGACACCTCGGCGGGTGCCTGA
- the rplP gene encoding 50S ribosomal protein L16, translated as MLSPKRVKHRKQQRGSRRGKAYRGGTVAFGQYGLKAMEPAWITNKQIEAARVALTRHIKRGGKVWIRIFPDKPVTIKPAETRMGKGKGNPEYWVAVVKPGRVLFELEGITEELAATALGLAADKLPLKTKFVKTKALEA; from the coding sequence GTGCTTTCACCGAAACGCGTCAAACATCGCAAGCAGCAACGGGGCTCACGCCGGGGCAAGGCCTACCGCGGGGGCACAGTGGCCTTTGGCCAGTATGGGCTGAAGGCGATGGAGCCGGCTTGGATCACGAACAAGCAGATCGAGGCGGCGCGCGTGGCGCTGACCCGGCACATCAAGCGCGGCGGGAAGGTCTGGATCCGCATCTTCCCGGACAAGCCGGTGACGATCAAGCCGGCCGAGACACGCATGGGGAAGGGCAAAGGAAATCCGGAATACTGGGTCGCGGTCGTCAAGCCGGGGCGCGTTCTCTTTGAGCTCGAGGGGATTACCGAGGAGCTGGCGGCGACGGCCTTGGGTCTGGCGGCGGACAAGCTCCCCCTGAAGACCAAGTTTGTGAAGACGAAGGCGCTGGAGGCGTAG
- the rpmC gene encoding 50S ribosomal protein L29, which yields MEKLGTDRLREMSHAELSRELRDLEEELFNLRVRRSLQPPDNPLLLRQLRRQVARVKTVMTQQASGARGTVSGSGAGDRS from the coding sequence ATGGAGAAACTGGGTACCGATCGACTGCGAGAGATGTCGCACGCGGAGTTGTCGCGCGAATTGCGTGACTTGGAGGAGGAGTTGTTCAATCTGCGCGTGCGGAGATCCCTGCAACCGCCGGACAACCCGCTGTTGTTGCGGCAGCTGCGTCGCCAAGTGGCGCGGGTAAAGACGGTCATGACTCAACAGGCGTCGGGCGCCCGCGGCACCGTGTCTGGGTCCGGTGCCGGCGACCGGTCGTAG
- the rpsQ gene encoding 30S ribosomal protein S17 — protein sequence MDEAKRAARKTRVGIVVSDKMDKTITVKIDRTLAHPGYGRVVRSSAKLMAHDPDGQAGVGDRVLVMETRPLSKNKRWRLVEILEKAK from the coding sequence ATGGACGAAGCCAAACGCGCTGCGCGCAAGACCCGGGTCGGGATCGTTGTCTCCGACAAGATGGACAAGACGATCACCGTGAAGATCGACCGCACGCTGGCGCATCCGGGATACGGACGGGTCGTCCGCAGCAGCGCGAAACTCATGGCCCACGACCCCGATGGGCAGGCCGGCGTCGGCGACCGTGTCCTGGTTATGGAGACGCGCCCGTTGTCGAAGAACAAACGCTGGCGCCTGGTTGAGATCCTGGAGAAGGCGAAGTAG
- the rplN gene encoding 50S ribosomal protein L14 gives MIQEYSRLVVADNSGAKVIMCFRVLGGTRRRYARVGDLVICSVKEAVPGGTVKRKEKCRAVIVRTTRPVRRKDGTYIRFSDNAAVIVNEAGEPRGTRIFGPVARELRERNFMKIVSLAPEVL, from the coding sequence ATGATTCAGGAATACAGCCGACTGGTCGTGGCCGACAACTCCGGGGCCAAGGTGATCATGTGCTTCCGCGTTCTCGGGGGAACACGGCGGCGGTATGCGCGCGTCGGCGACCTCGTCATCTGTTCGGTGAAGGAGGCGGTGCCGGGTGGGACGGTCAAGCGCAAGGAGAAATGCCGGGCGGTGATCGTGCGCACGACGCGGCCGGTGCGGCGCAAGGACGGGACGTACATTCGGTTTTCCGACAACGCCGCCGTAATCGTGAATGAAGCCGGTGAGCCACGGGGCACGCGCATTTTCGGCCCGGTGGCGCGTGAGTTGCGCGAGCGGAACTTCATGAAGATCGTCTCGCTGGCGCCGGAAGTGCTCTGA
- the rplE gene encoding 50S ribosomal protein L5, whose translation MIPRLREKYRQEVAPKLMEQFGFTSIMRAPRLEKIVVNQGLGEALANPKVIETAAGELGQITGQKPVVRKARKSISNFKLREGVAIGCSVTLRGARMYEFFDRLTNVALPRVRDFRGVPTKSFDGRGNYTLGIKEQIIFPEIDYDKIDKIRGMNITICTTARTDEEGMELLRLMGMPFRRR comes from the coding sequence GTGATTCCCCGTCTGCGCGAGAAGTACCGCCAAGAGGTCGCTCCCAAGTTGATGGAGCAGTTCGGCTTCACCAGCATCATGCGGGCGCCGCGGCTGGAGAAGATCGTCGTTAATCAGGGGCTGGGGGAGGCATTGGCCAATCCCAAGGTGATTGAGACGGCGGCCGGTGAGCTGGGACAGATCACGGGTCAGAAGCCGGTGGTGCGCAAGGCGCGCAAATCGATCTCGAATTTCAAACTGCGTGAGGGCGTGGCGATCGGGTGCTCGGTGACACTACGCGGTGCCCGGATGTATGAGTTCTTCGATCGGTTGACCAACGTGGCGCTGCCCCGCGTGCGCGACTTCCGTGGCGTACCGACGAAGTCGTTCGACGGCCGGGGTAACTACACCCTGGGGATCAAAGAGCAGATCATCTTTCCTGAGATCGACTACGACAAGATCGACAAGATCCGGGGGATGAATATTACGATTTGTACCACCGCCCGCACGGACGAAGAAGGTATGGAACTGTTACGGCTGATGGGGATGCCGTTCCGCCGGCGTTAG
- a CDS encoding type Z 30S ribosomal protein S14 — translation MAKKCLIVKQRRKPKFAVRAYTRCRICGRPRGYLRRFGVCRICFRNLALSGEIPGVTKASW, via the coding sequence ATGGCCAAGAAGTGTCTGATCGTCAAACAGAGGCGCAAACCGAAATTCGCGGTGCGCGCCTACACCCGCTGCCGCATTTGCGGTCGCCCGCGCGGCTATCTGCGTCGCTTTGGCGTCTGCCGCATCTGCTTCCGCAATCTGGCGCTGTCGGGCGAGATCCCGGGCGTCACCAAGGCGAGCTGGTAG
- the rpsH gene encoding 30S ribosomal protein S8, producing MTDPIADLLTRIRNASRAGHKRVTVPSSRMRREIVRILQENHYVRGFTEQAAGPQGELVIRLRYTPEQEPVISGLRRLSRPGLRRYASREQLQKKARQLGVTVVTTSRGVMTSQQALAQGVGGELLLHVW from the coding sequence ATGACCGATCCGATTGCGGACTTGCTGACACGCATTCGCAATGCGTCGCGGGCCGGGCACAAACGCGTCACCGTCCCCTCGTCGCGGATGCGGCGCGAGATCGTGCGCATTCTGCAGGAGAATCATTATGTCCGCGGATTCACCGAGCAGGCCGCCGGTCCGCAGGGCGAGTTGGTGATCCGTCTGCGCTACACGCCGGAGCAGGAACCGGTGATCAGCGGCCTGCGGCGGCTGTCGCGGCCGGGGTTGCGTCGCTATGCGTCCCGGGAGCAACTGCAGAAGAAGGCCCGGCAATTGGGTGTCACCGTCGTGACCACGTCGCGAGGCGTCATGACCAGCCAGCAGGCGCTGGCGCAAGGGGTCGGCGGGGAATTGCTACTGCACGTTTGGTGA
- the rplF gene encoding 50S ribosomal protein L6 yields MSRVGKNPIAIPTGVTVTVDGAAVTVKGPKGTLSQSFDPEMTIAVESGCVVVQRPSDHRRHRALHGLTRALIANMVSGVSQGFRKALEIVGVGFKAEMMGKKLNLTVGFSHPILVTPPDGIRFVVENPTRFAVEGVSKELVGEVAARVRRFRPPEPYKGKGIRYVGEYVRRKAGKTAA; encoded by the coding sequence ATGTCCCGAGTCGGCAAAAATCCCATCGCGATTCCAACCGGTGTAACCGTGACTGTTGATGGCGCGGCAGTGACCGTCAAGGGTCCCAAAGGAACATTGAGCCAGTCCTTTGATCCGGAGATGACGATCGCGGTCGAGTCCGGATGCGTGGTCGTACAGCGCCCGTCGGATCATCGACGGCATCGCGCGCTTCACGGTCTGACCCGGGCCCTGATCGCCAACATGGTGTCCGGTGTGTCGCAGGGGTTCCGCAAGGCGCTGGAAATCGTGGGCGTCGGTTTCAAAGCGGAGATGATGGGCAAGAAGCTGAACCTCACGGTGGGGTTTTCGCATCCGATTCTCGTGACGCCGCCGGATGGGATTCGTTTTGTGGTGGAGAATCCGACCCGGTTCGCCGTCGAGGGCGTCTCCAAGGAACTGGTGGGCGAAGTCGCGGCGCGCGTGCGTCGTTTCCGTCCGCCGGAACCCTACAAGGGGAAGGGAATCCGCTACGTAGGTGAGTATGTCCGTCGGAAGGCGGGCAAGACCGCCGCGTAG
- the rplR gene encoding 50S ribosomal protein L18: protein MPDRVELKKIRGRRRRLHVRQRITGTTDRPRLTVTKSLRHVTAQLVDDSTRRTLVFWSTMSPGAVPAGTKLTKTEAARQVGKKVAELAIAAGIKSAVFDRNKNRYHGRIRAVAEAAREAGLVI, encoded by the coding sequence ATGCCAGATCGCGTCGAGCTCAAGAAGATCCGCGGACGGCGTCGTCGGCTGCACGTGCGGCAACGCATAACAGGAACAACGGATCGTCCGCGCCTGACCGTGACGAAGTCGTTGCGTCACGTCACCGCGCAATTGGTGGACGACTCGACGCGACGGACTTTGGTCTTCTGGTCCACGATGTCACCGGGGGCCGTTCCGGCGGGTACGAAGCTGACGAAGACGGAAGCGGCCCGCCAGGTTGGGAAGAAGGTCGCCGAGTTGGCGATCGCCGCCGGGATCAAGTCCGCCGTGTTTGATCGCAACAAGAACCGGTACCATGGACGCATCCGGGCGGTCGCCGAGGCGGCGCGTGAGGCGGGGCTCGTGATTTGA